In the Gemmatimonadota bacterium genome, one interval contains:
- a CDS encoding TolC family protein — translation MTRFSPSRIRAAATALATLVAPAALAAQATMAAQATGSAMSVSLPESAAQARLSLGDALDRADRSAYGNRAQGAMARAQRAQAIAPLKGILPSVRFDAGFMRTTDPIGAFGTTLRQRTITQQDFDPRRLNYPAATNNYTGAMVLEQPLFNADALVGRGAATHAGDAARASADWASIATRVDVIRAYFGAVLATEKVEMLETAVRAARAHVKQADEMSKNGLVTPSDALLASVKAGEVETLLIEAQGDVLNARLGLATLLGTPGDSVWQLPAGLPASDALRALAREALDASPRDARADVDAARAGADAAGADARRARALYLPRLNGFARYDWNSALRPFGGDNNWTVGVMASWSPFAGASELGDVRATASRREAAEAMRDGAEAKASLEMQQSATALRTALARLEIAERAVKQATDAHRIVGRKYAGGLAPVVELLDAAAIETQTRLGHAGARYALLVGTAERRKALGLDPAALRTLDSAPIVARAEP, via the coding sequence ATGACGCGATTCTCTCCTTCTCGTATCCGGGCCGCCGCGACCGCCCTCGCCACCCTCGTGGCACCGGCGGCCCTTGCCGCGCAGGCGACGATGGCCGCCCAGGCGACCGGAAGCGCGATGTCGGTATCACTCCCGGAGTCGGCCGCACAAGCGCGGCTCTCCCTCGGAGACGCCCTCGATCGCGCCGATCGATCCGCGTACGGCAACCGCGCCCAGGGGGCGATGGCCCGCGCCCAACGGGCGCAGGCGATCGCTCCGCTCAAGGGCATCCTGCCGAGCGTGCGCTTCGACGCTGGCTTCATGCGCACGACCGATCCGATCGGCGCGTTCGGCACCACGCTGCGCCAACGCACCATCACCCAGCAGGACTTCGATCCACGCCGACTCAACTACCCGGCGGCGACGAACAACTACACCGGGGCGATGGTGCTCGAGCAGCCCCTGTTCAACGCGGACGCCCTTGTGGGACGTGGCGCGGCCACGCACGCTGGTGATGCGGCGCGCGCCAGCGCCGACTGGGCGTCGATCGCCACACGCGTCGACGTAATCCGTGCCTACTTTGGCGCCGTGCTCGCGACCGAGAAGGTCGAGATGCTGGAAACCGCGGTCCGCGCGGCTCGCGCCCACGTGAAGCAGGCGGATGAGATGTCGAAGAACGGACTCGTCACGCCGTCCGACGCGCTCCTCGCGTCGGTGAAGGCGGGCGAGGTCGAGACACTCCTCATCGAGGCGCAGGGCGACGTGCTCAACGCACGCCTCGGCCTGGCCACGCTCCTCGGCACGCCGGGCGACAGTGTCTGGCAGCTGCCGGCGGGACTTCCCGCCAGCGACGCCCTGCGCGCGCTGGCGCGTGAGGCGCTCGACGCGTCGCCCCGCGACGCGCGCGCCGACGTCGACGCCGCGCGTGCGGGCGCCGATGCGGCGGGCGCCGATGCACGGCGCGCCCGCGCACTCTACCTCCCTCGCCTGAACGGCTTTGCGCGCTACGACTGGAATTCGGCGCTGCGTCCGTTTGGGGGCGACAACAACTGGACGGTCGGGGTGATGGCGTCGTGGTCGCCGTTCGCCGGCGCGTCGGAGCTGGGTGACGTCCGCGCCACGGCCAGCCGCCGAGAGGCGGCCGAGGCGATGCGCGACGGTGCCGAGGCGAAGGCAAGCCTGGAAATGCAGCAGAGCGCCACGGCCCTTCGCACGGCGCTGGCGCGTCTCGAGATCGCCGAGCGCGCGGTGAAGCAGGCCACCGATGCGCACCGGATTGTCGGGCGCAAGTACGCGGGCGGACTCGCCCCCGTGGTGGAACTGCTCGACGCCGCCGCGATCGAAACGCAGACCCGGTTGGGGCACGCGGGGGCGCGCTATGCGCTCCTCGTCGGCACCGCCGAACGGCGCAAGGCGCTCGGGCTCGACCCGGCCGCCCTGCGTACTCTCGACAGCGCGCCGATCGTGGCGCGCGCCGAACCGTAA
- a CDS encoding efflux RND transporter periplasmic adaptor subunit, with amino-acid sequence MQVLKVTVLASTALALAACGGAPEHSAVREAAAAQPVGTPYAMRDTTVVATQEATAIAEPFAQATVSTKLMGTVIAVLVKEGDRVATGQPLVRIDARDLDAKRQQVQAGIASAEAMHREAELMAARMRALYADSAAPKAQLDAAEAGLARATAGVSAARAGEAEINAISGYAVVRAPFAGTVTQRFVDAGAFAAPGAPLVTVQDNSTLRIAATVAPEVAAGVKRGASVTVTVEGVEAAATVEGVVPAPGGSLYTVNAIVKNRDGKLLAGGASRLRVGTGTRQMLLVPSSALRREGDLTGVTVASGGVTTTRWIRTGALVGDRIEVLAGLAAGDTVYVPNAPVKE; translated from the coding sequence ATGCAGGTATTGAAGGTGACGGTGCTGGCGTCGACTGCCCTGGCGCTCGCGGCGTGCGGTGGCGCCCCGGAACACAGCGCGGTCCGCGAAGCGGCCGCCGCGCAGCCGGTCGGCACGCCGTACGCGATGCGCGACACGACGGTGGTGGCGACGCAGGAAGCGACGGCGATCGCCGAGCCGTTCGCGCAGGCGACGGTGAGCACGAAGCTGATGGGGACGGTGATCGCCGTCCTCGTGAAGGAAGGCGATCGCGTGGCAACGGGACAGCCGTTGGTGCGCATCGATGCCCGCGACCTGGATGCGAAGCGACAGCAGGTGCAAGCGGGGATCGCCAGCGCCGAGGCGATGCATCGTGAGGCCGAGCTGATGGCGGCGCGCATGCGCGCCCTGTACGCCGACAGCGCCGCCCCCAAGGCGCAGCTCGACGCGGCCGAAGCCGGGCTCGCCCGGGCGACGGCCGGAGTCTCGGCGGCGCGCGCGGGAGAGGCGGAGATCAACGCGATCTCCGGCTACGCCGTGGTGCGCGCCCCGTTTGCCGGCACGGTCACACAGCGCTTCGTTGATGCGGGGGCCTTCGCCGCCCCCGGGGCGCCGCTCGTGACGGTGCAGGACAACAGCACGCTGCGCATCGCGGCGACGGTTGCCCCCGAGGTGGCGGCCGGCGTGAAGCGCGGTGCCTCGGTCACGGTGACGGTCGAAGGGGTGGAGGCCGCCGCGACGGTCGAGGGTGTCGTCCCTGCACCTGGCGGAAGCCTCTACACGGTCAATGCCATCGTGAAGAACCGCGACGGCAAGCTGTTGGCCGGTGGCGCCTCACGCCTGCGAGTAGGGACGGGGACGCGGCAGATGCTGCTGGTCCCGTCCTCGGCGCTGCGTCGCGAGGGCGACCTGACCGGGGTGACGGTGGCGAGCGGCGGCGTGACCACCACGCGCTGGATCCGCACCGGGGCGCTTGTCGGCGACCGGATCGAGGTCCTGGCCGGGCTCGCCGCCGGCGACACCGTGTACGTGCCTAACGCGCCGGTCAAGGAGTAG
- a CDS encoding efflux RND transporter permease subunit, with protein sequence MGISGRIAKAFLQSKLTPLVTVASLIVGLLGMLATPREEEPQISVPMIDVIAALPGAGAREVENLLSRPIERRMWEIPGVEHVYAMAGEGYTMVTVRFKVGEDQERSITKVHAKLASAMDQAPAGAMPPLVKPHSIDDVPVMTLTLSSSRYSSNELRQIATHLEDEIRTVTDVSETSVVGGQPKQVRVTIDPSRLAARGVTPGEVAMALRGANARLQAGEFTAANEVYRVDVGAPLANAADVGSVVISARGGAPVMLRDVATVREEFGEVDSYVSHAESGGKVEPAVTISIAKRKGANATLVTKAVEGRVEAAHDRLLPKDVTLSVTRDYGETAGEKAQELILHLIIATLSVTLLVGIFLGWREAIVVLVAVPVTLALTLFVYYALGYTLNRITLFALIFSIGILVDDAIVVVENIYRHMVRGDRTPEVAAVEGVDEVGNPTILATLTVIAAILPMAFVSGMMGPYMRPIPVGASVAMIASLAVAFIVTPWIALKLLRGHVAKHAAAAVDRAHEPEEGGRFGAFYSGIMTPLIERAGRRYAFYGVTVLLLFGSMGLLAIKAVQVKMLPFDNKSEFQVIADLPEGTTLETSQALGESMAAYLRTVPEVKSTEVYAGTAAPFNFNGLVRHYFMRRGANVVDVQVNLLGKEERDRQSHDIAVAVRPHLDSIAQRFEASVKVAEIPPGPPVMSTLVAEIYGPNDSVRIAAATEVRKVFETTPGVVDVDWTIEAPQVKRSFRVDRVLAARSGASVEQITQTLYLALSGTPVGVSPSDEAREGTAIVPRLALEDRSSVEALLSIPVATMMGPQPLGRFVSVDAGTRDGVRVRRNLRPVIYVTGDVAGTIESPVYAILAMNEKLDQVRVNGAQIARYNAVQPTDVNELAMKWDGEWQVTIEVFRDLGIAFAAVLILIYVLVVGWFQSFTTPLVIMAPIPLTLIGILPGHAITGAFFTATSMIGMIALAGIIVRNSILLVDFIQLAEARGRSLREAVIEAGSVRFRPIALTAAAVVIGGLVMVLDPIFQGLAVALMSGAIVATLLTMVVVPLLYWELMHRRAGEADEAPAPDLQRADAATHRGAA encoded by the coding sequence ATGGGCATTTCCGGACGTATCGCAAAGGCGTTCCTGCAGTCAAAGCTGACGCCGCTGGTGACGGTGGCGTCGCTGATCGTGGGGCTGCTGGGGATGCTGGCGACCCCGCGGGAAGAGGAGCCGCAGATCTCCGTCCCGATGATCGACGTGATCGCCGCGCTCCCGGGCGCTGGCGCGCGTGAGGTGGAGAACCTGCTGTCGCGCCCCATCGAGCGGCGCATGTGGGAGATTCCCGGCGTGGAGCATGTGTACGCCATGGCCGGTGAGGGCTACACGATGGTCACCGTGCGCTTCAAGGTGGGCGAGGACCAGGAGCGCAGCATCACGAAGGTGCACGCCAAGCTGGCGTCGGCAATGGATCAGGCCCCGGCCGGGGCGATGCCACCGCTGGTCAAGCCGCATTCCATTGACGACGTCCCCGTGATGACGCTGACGCTGTCGTCGTCGCGCTATTCGTCCAACGAGCTGCGGCAGATTGCCACGCACCTCGAAGACGAGATCCGCACCGTGACCGACGTCTCGGAGACGTCGGTCGTGGGAGGGCAGCCCAAGCAGGTTCGCGTCACGATTGACCCGTCGCGCCTGGCGGCGCGTGGGGTGACACCGGGCGAAGTGGCGATGGCGCTGCGCGGGGCCAACGCGCGGCTGCAGGCGGGGGAGTTCACGGCGGCGAACGAGGTCTATCGTGTCGACGTGGGGGCGCCCCTGGCCAACGCGGCCGATGTCGGGAGTGTGGTGATCAGCGCCCGCGGTGGGGCGCCCGTCATGCTGCGCGACGTGGCCACGGTGCGCGAGGAGTTCGGGGAGGTCGACAGCTACGTTTCGCACGCCGAGTCGGGGGGGAAGGTCGAGCCGGCGGTCACGATCAGCATTGCCAAGCGCAAGGGAGCCAACGCCACGCTCGTGACCAAGGCGGTCGAGGGGCGGGTCGAGGCGGCGCACGATCGGCTCCTCCCCAAGGACGTCACGCTCAGCGTGACGCGCGACTATGGCGAGACGGCGGGGGAGAAGGCGCAGGAACTCATCCTGCACCTGATCATCGCGACCCTCTCCGTGACCCTCCTGGTCGGGATCTTCCTGGGCTGGCGCGAGGCGATCGTGGTGCTGGTGGCGGTCCCCGTCACCCTCGCGCTCACGCTCTTCGTCTACTACGCGTTAGGCTACACGCTCAATCGCATCACGCTGTTCGCGCTGATCTTCTCGATCGGCATCCTGGTGGACGATGCCATCGTGGTGGTGGAGAACATCTACCGCCACATGGTCCGCGGCGACCGCACGCCCGAAGTGGCGGCGGTGGAAGGGGTCGATGAGGTGGGGAACCCGACGATCCTCGCCACGCTCACGGTCATCGCGGCGATCCTCCCCATGGCGTTCGTGTCGGGGATGATGGGGCCGTACATGCGTCCCATTCCCGTCGGCGCCTCGGTCGCGATGATCGCGTCGCTGGCGGTGGCCTTCATCGTGACGCCGTGGATCGCGCTCAAGCTCCTGCGCGGACACGTGGCCAAGCATGCAGCGGCGGCGGTCGACCGGGCGCACGAGCCCGAGGAAGGGGGGCGCTTCGGCGCGTTCTACTCGGGCATCATGACGCCGCTCATCGAGCGCGCGGGGCGTCGTTATGCCTTCTACGGCGTCACGGTCCTGCTGCTCTTCGGCTCGATGGGGCTGCTCGCCATCAAGGCGGTGCAGGTCAAGATGCTCCCCTTCGACAACAAGAGCGAGTTCCAGGTCATCGCCGATCTCCCCGAGGGGACGACGCTCGAGACGAGCCAGGCGTTAGGCGAGTCGATGGCGGCGTACCTGCGCACGGTCCCCGAAGTGAAGAGCACCGAGGTGTACGCGGGGACGGCGGCGCCATTCAACTTCAACGGGCTGGTCCGCCACTACTTCATGCGCCGCGGCGCCAACGTCGTCGATGTGCAGGTCAACCTGCTGGGCAAGGAAGAGCGCGACCGGCAGTCGCACGACATCGCGGTCGCGGTGCGGCCGCACCTGGACTCGATAGCCCAGCGCTTCGAGGCGTCGGTGAAGGTCGCGGAGATCCCGCCGGGGCCGCCGGTGATGTCGACGCTGGTGGCCGAGATCTACGGCCCCAACGACAGCGTGCGCATCGCGGCGGCGACCGAGGTGCGCAAGGTATTCGAGACGACGCCTGGCGTGGTCGACGTCGACTGGACGATCGAGGCGCCGCAGGTCAAGCGCTCGTTCCGCGTCGACCGCGTCCTCGCCGCACGGAGCGGGGCCAGTGTCGAGCAGATCACGCAGACGCTCTACCTCGCCCTGTCGGGGACGCCGGTGGGGGTGTCGCCAAGCGACGAGGCACGTGAAGGGACGGCGATCGTCCCGCGCCTCGCGCTGGAAGACCGCTCGTCGGTGGAGGCGCTGCTCTCCATCCCGGTCGCGACGATGATGGGGCCGCAGCCGTTAGGCCGCTTCGTTTCGGTCGATGCCGGAACGCGTGACGGCGTGCGCGTACGGCGCAACCTGCGCCCGGTCATCTACGTCACGGGTGACGTGGCGGGGACGATCGAGTCGCCGGTGTACGCCATCCTGGCGATGAACGAGAAGCTCGACCAGGTGCGCGTGAACGGGGCGCAGATCGCGCGCTACAACGCGGTGCAGCCGACGGACGTGAACGAGCTGGCGATGAAGTGGGACGGCGAGTGGCAGGTGACGATCGAGGTCTTCCGCGACCTCGGCATCGCCTTCGCCGCGGTGCTCATCCTCATCTACGTCCTCGTGGTCGGCTGGTTCCAGTCGTTCACCACGCCGCTGGTGATCATGGCGCCGATCCCGCTCACGCTCATCGGGATCCTCCCGGGGCATGCGATCACCGGCGCGTTCTTTACCGCGACGTCGATGATCGGGATGATCGCGCTGGCGGGGATCATCGTGCGCAACTCGATCCTGCTCGTCGACTTCATCCAACTCGCCGAAGCGCGCGGGCGATCGTTGCGCGAGGCGGTGATCGAGGCGGGGAGCGTGCGCTTCCGCCCGATCGCCCTCACCGCCGCGGCCGTCGTTATCGGCGGGCTGGTGATGGTGCTCGACCCGATCTTCCAGGGGTTGGCGGTGGCGCTCATGTCGGGCGCCATCGTGGCCACCCTGCTCACCATGGTGGTGGTGCCGCTCCTGTACTGGGAGCTGATGCATCGCCGCGCCGGAGAAGCCGATGAAGCTCCTGCTCCTGATCTACAGCGGGCCGACGCCGCAACGCATCGCGGCGCTGCTTGA
- a CDS encoding DUF2892 domain-containing protein, with protein MCNDDVIRRIAGIFILLSVALGTWVNPWWFAFTAFVGFNLVQSSITHFCPLEKILGRFGLFGCHR; from the coding sequence ATGTGTAACGACGACGTGATCCGCCGCATCGCCGGCATCTTCATCCTCCTCTCCGTGGCACTCGGCACCTGGGTGAACCCGTGGTGGTTCGCCTTCACCGCCTTCGTGGGATTCAACCTGGTGCAGTCGAGCATCACGCACTTCTGCCCGCTGGAGAAGATCCTCGGGCGGTTCGGCCTCTTCGGCTGTCACCGGTGA
- a CDS encoding DUF302 domain-containing protein → MVQQTTRYGLAVTVPLDYPVAVERTREALGREGFGVLTEIDVSATLKKKLDVDFRPYIILGACNPALAHRALSAERDIGLLLPCNVIVYAGDTAGTSTVAAMDPAAALQLTGRADIAELSLEVRARLERALADVERGAA, encoded by the coding sequence ATGGTCCAGCAGACGACCCGTTACGGCCTCGCCGTCACCGTGCCGCTCGACTACCCCGTCGCCGTCGAACGGACGCGCGAGGCACTCGGGCGTGAAGGATTCGGCGTCCTCACCGAGATCGACGTGAGCGCGACGCTCAAGAAGAAGCTCGACGTCGACTTTCGCCCGTACATCATCCTCGGCGCCTGCAATCCGGCGCTCGCCCACCGCGCCCTCTCGGCCGAACGTGACATCGGCCTCCTCCTCCCCTGCAACGTGATCGTGTACGCCGGGGACACAGCGGGGACGAGCACGGTGGCGGCGATGGATCCGGCCGCGGCGTTGCAGCTGACCGGGCGCGCCGACATCGCCGAGCTGTCGCTCGAGGTGCGCGCGCGCCTCGAGCGCGCGCTCGCCGACGTGGAGCGCGGCGCCGCCTAA
- a CDS encoding winged helix-turn-helix transcriptional regulator: MVQRPACPFPPRCDEGEAPVPKTMSPELLTLVAERFKALADPARLRLLNALRPGEMTVGELVEATELSQANVSKHLAQLHTLGFVRRRKEGLFVYYALADKEIFRLCDVMCGRIESELKDRERLLRPTG; encoded by the coding sequence ATGGTCCAGCGACCCGCCTGTCCGTTTCCGCCACGGTGTGACGAAGGAGAAGCGCCGGTGCCCAAGACGATGTCCCCTGAGTTGCTGACCCTGGTAGCCGAGCGCTTCAAGGCGCTCGCCGACCCCGCGCGCTTGCGCCTGCTCAACGCCCTCCGCCCCGGCGAGATGACCGTCGGTGAACTGGTCGAGGCCACCGAGCTGTCGCAGGCGAACGTCTCCAAGCACCTGGCCCAGTTGCACACGCTCGGCTTCGTGCGCCGCCGAAAGGAAGGGCTGTTCGTGTACTACGCGCTGGCCGACAAGGAGATCTTCCGCCTGTGCGACGTGATGTGTGGCCGCATCGAATCCGAGTTGAAGGATCGCGAGCGACTCTTGCGCCCCACCGGGTGA
- a CDS encoding AI-2E family transporter, whose product MDFLNSKQQRAGLIIVLLGIGILIAIAPFASGLLGASVLYVMCVPVYRRLKGIVNADLAAAITLVGAILCIALPIAWIIFLAADQLPDALRGAQKSDVIQRLSTIRVGRLQVGTEIAKASGNLIQWLSSQAIDVVGGAARATLNLVISFFALYYMLLSAERSWRVFRRVLPFSEDTADELRTRFYSVTHATLLGTMLTAVLQGTLIGVGFRLVGIPNAALWGVVTGFCSILPVLGSALVWLPGTLVLVIEQRYGAAGILFVMGAVVASNIDNVIRPIVFKRVSNIHPMVTLVGAFAGVAYFGLLGILLGPLAIQYFFVLLRLYREEYIDKQVTRTMEMRIPHPVTDPTSGPEDAPA is encoded by the coding sequence ATGGACTTCCTCAATTCCAAGCAGCAGCGGGCGGGGCTGATCATCGTCCTGCTCGGGATCGGAATCCTCATCGCGATCGCCCCCTTCGCCTCCGGACTCCTCGGGGCGTCGGTGCTCTACGTCATGTGCGTCCCGGTCTATCGGCGCCTGAAGGGGATCGTGAACGCCGACCTTGCGGCCGCGATCACCCTGGTCGGCGCGATCCTTTGCATCGCGCTTCCGATCGCGTGGATCATCTTCCTCGCCGCCGACCAACTCCCTGACGCGCTGCGCGGTGCGCAGAAGAGCGACGTCATCCAGCGGCTCTCGACCATTCGCGTGGGGCGCCTGCAGGTCGGCACCGAGATCGCCAAGGCGAGCGGGAACCTCATCCAGTGGCTCTCGTCGCAGGCGATCGATGTGGTCGGCGGGGCGGCACGTGCGACGCTCAACCTGGTCATCTCGTTCTTCGCGCTCTACTACATGCTGCTCTCCGCGGAGCGGTCGTGGCGCGTGTTCCGGCGCGTGCTGCCGTTCTCCGAGGACACCGCGGACGAGCTGCGCACGCGCTTCTACAGCGTGACGCACGCGACGCTGCTCGGCACGATGCTGACGGCGGTGCTGCAGGGGACGCTCATCGGCGTCGGCTTCCGGCTGGTGGGGATTCCGAACGCGGCGTTGTGGGGCGTGGTGACGGGGTTCTGCTCGATCCTGCCGGTGCTGGGGAGCGCCCTCGTCTGGCTGCCCGGGACGCTCGTGCTCGTGATCGAGCAGCGCTATGGCGCGGCGGGGATCCTGTTCGTGATGGGGGCGGTGGTGGCCAGCAACATCGACAATGTGATCCGCCCGATCGTCTTCAAGCGCGTCTCCAACATCCATCCCATGGTGACGCTGGTGGGCGCCTTTGCCGGGGTCGCCTACTTCGGATTGTTGGGGATCCTCCTGGGCCCGCTGGCGATCCAGTACTTCTTCGTGCTCCTGCGGCTCTACCGCGAGGAGTACATCGACAAGCAGGTCACGCGCACGATGGAGATGCGGATCCCGCACCCCGTGACCGATCCGACGTCGGGGCCGGAGGACGCGCCGGCGTAG
- a CDS encoding GGDEF domain-containing protein yields MNEEAFLSKLSDAVLIAGRDGIIANASRGAERVLGWSPDHLRARRVSSLIHEDFVAEASQALERVADGAELHLPQRWRVRRADGSWFEAECTATRLADAPVDRCVVIALREAPARDASTGSSEGLRDPLTGLASRALFRDRAEHALSRAHRLQLPLAVLFLEFDDFRAAGIRATVEELERLIVAAATRLNTVLRSSDSAGRVEGSRFAILLEDMADESNFVQVADRIGQAFAAPLLVDSKEFIGNANLGIASAMPEDSVDDILRHSDVALRAAKRRGRGACELFDPRVHEPALSHSKLEDDLKRAIECGDFSLVYQPIVILRSRRIAGVEALVRWNHRSRGLIPAAAFIPVAEETGLIVPLGRWILLEACKQAKTWQDTIGPDRSLTVTVNITPRQLLHPRFVEDVASALQQSAIEPHRLVLEISEGGLARSMTDSLNRLRQVRALGVRIAIDDYGSRSASLGDPADIPVDILKIDRSYISQVTRRPEEHAATRAIVALGKLKRLRTVAEGIEREEQLTELLRFKCEYGQGTLFSEPVTADGFLELLRRD; encoded by the coding sequence ATGAACGAAGAAGCCTTCCTTTCCAAGCTCTCCGACGCGGTCCTGATCGCCGGGCGCGATGGCATCATTGCCAATGCCAGCCGCGGCGCCGAGCGCGTGCTCGGGTGGTCGCCCGACCACCTCCGCGCGCGTCGCGTCTCGAGCCTCATCCACGAAGACTTCGTGGCCGAGGCGTCGCAGGCGCTGGAACGCGTCGCGGACGGCGCGGAGTTGCACCTGCCACAACGCTGGCGGGTGCGACGCGCCGACGGGAGCTGGTTTGAGGCGGAGTGCACGGCCACGCGCCTCGCCGACGCGCCGGTCGACCGCTGTGTCGTCATCGCGCTGCGCGAGGCGCCGGCACGCGACGCCTCGACGGGGAGCAGCGAAGGATTGCGTGACCCCCTCACCGGACTTGCCTCCCGCGCGCTGTTCCGCGACCGCGCAGAGCACGCTCTGTCGCGCGCGCATCGCTTGCAGCTGCCGCTCGCCGTGCTCTTCCTGGAGTTCGACGACTTCCGCGCCGCGGGGATCCGCGCGACGGTGGAAGAGCTCGAGCGCCTCATCGTCGCCGCGGCCACGCGCCTCAACACCGTCCTTCGCTCCTCCGACTCGGCGGGACGTGTCGAGGGGTCGCGCTTCGCGATCCTCCTCGAGGACATGGCCGATGAGTCGAACTTCGTGCAGGTCGCCGATCGCATCGGGCAGGCATTTGCCGCACCGCTGCTGGTCGACAGCAAGGAATTCATCGGCAATGCCAACCTCGGGATTGCCAGCGCGATGCCCGAGGACTCGGTCGACGACATCCTCCGTCACTCGGACGTCGCGCTGCGGGCCGCCAAGCGCCGCGGGCGTGGGGCGTGTGAGCTCTTCGACCCGCGCGTGCATGAACCGGCCCTCTCGCACTCCAAGCTCGAGGACGACCTCAAGCGCGCCATCGAGTGCGGCGACTTTTCGCTCGTGTACCAGCCGATCGTGATCCTGCGCTCGCGCCGCATTGCCGGCGTCGAGGCGCTGGTCCGGTGGAACCATCGCTCGCGCGGGCTCATCCCCGCCGCCGCCTTCATCCCGGTGGCCGAGGAGACGGGGCTCATCGTCCCGCTTGGGCGTTGGATCCTCCTGGAGGCGTGCAAGCAGGCCAAGACGTGGCAGGACACCATCGGCCCCGATCGCTCGCTGACGGTCACGGTGAACATCACGCCGCGCCAGCTCCTGCACCCGCGCTTCGTCGAGGACGTCGCGTCGGCTTTGCAGCAGAGCGCCATCGAACCGCACCGCCTCGTGCTCGAGATCTCCGAAGGGGGACTCGCCCGCAGCATGACCGACTCGCTCAACCGGCTGCGCCAGGTGCGCGCACTGGGCGTGCGCATCGCCATCGACGACTACGGCTCGCGGTCCGCGTCGTTAGGCGACCCGGCCGACATCCCGGTCGACATCCTCAAGATCGACCGCAGCTACATCAGCCAGGTCACCCGCCGCCCGGAAGAGCATGCCGCGACACGGGCCATCGTGGCGCTGGGCAAGCTCAAGCGCCTGCGCACCGTGGCCGAGGGGATCGAACGCGAGGAGCAGCTGACGGAACTGCTGCGCTTCAAGTGCGAGTACGGGCAAGGGACGCTGTTCTCGGAGCCGGTAACCGCCGACGGATTTCTCGAGCTGCTGCGGCGCGACTGA
- a CDS encoding VWA domain-containing protein codes for MPVWLTQLQFHAPWLLLALLALPLWWWWRRRRQPPAITFSRVAVLAKGPRTGSWISRSLMVLRSLALAGLVLAMARPRVAGRTEQSNSEGINIVIAFDISSSMLAEDFQPQNRLEVARDKVKQFVGMRGSDRIGIVAFSGEALTQVPLTTDYPVVIAAIDNLQPGQLEDGTAIGTAVATAANRLRTAPGRSRVIVLLTDGVNNRGAIDPRTAAQAAAAFGVKIYAIGVGTEGMAPVPVGRGVFGLRYENRPVEIDDALLTEIAQKTGGRYFRARDAAALQRITEEIDRLERTPVRTRVYTRFAELYRWPLALAMLALLLELGITAWKGPLP; via the coding sequence GTGCCCGTCTGGCTAACGCAACTCCAGTTCCACGCCCCCTGGCTCCTGCTGGCGCTTCTCGCCCTCCCGCTCTGGTGGTGGTGGCGCCGACGTCGCCAGCCTCCGGCCATCACCTTCTCGCGGGTGGCCGTCCTGGCCAAGGGACCGCGCACCGGATCGTGGATCTCACGCTCCCTCATGGTGTTGCGTAGCCTCGCCCTGGCCGGGTTGGTCCTCGCCATGGCCCGCCCGCGGGTGGCCGGGCGCACCGAGCAGTCCAACAGCGAAGGGATCAACATCGTTATCGCCTTCGATATCTCGAGCTCGATGCTGGCCGAGGACTTCCAGCCGCAGAACCGGTTGGAGGTTGCCCGCGACAAGGTGAAGCAGTTCGTCGGCATGCGGGGGAGCGACCGGATCGGGATCGTGGCCTTCTCGGGCGAGGCGCTCACGCAGGTCCCGCTCACGACCGACTATCCGGTCGTCATCGCCGCCATCGATAACCTGCAACCGGGGCAGTTGGAGGATGGGACGGCGATCGGGACCGCAGTCGCGACGGCGGCGAACCGGCTGCGGACGGCCCCGGGACGTTCGCGTGTGATCGTGCTCCTGACCGACGGGGTGAACAATCGCGGGGCCATCGATCCGCGCACCGCGGCGCAGGCCGCCGCTGCCTTCGGGGTCAAGATCTACGCGATCGGCGTCGGGACTGAGGGGATGGCGCCGGTTCCCGTTGGGCGCGGTGTGTTCGGGCTTCGGTACGAGAACCGGCCGGTGGAGATCGATGATGCCCTGCTGACCGAGATCGCCCAGAAGACGGGCGGTCGGTACTTCCGGGCGCGAGACGCGGCCGCCCTCCAGCGCATCACCGAAGAAATCGACCGCCTCGAGCGCACGCCGGTTCGCACGCGGGTGTACACGCGCTTCGCGGAGCTGTATCGCTGGCCGTTGGCGCTCGCGATGCTGGCCCTTTTGTTGGAGCTGGGGA